Genomic window (Chloroflexota bacterium):
GTATCGCGTATGGGGCAAGGAATTGGAGGCGCGTCGTCAAAGCGCACTCGAGTTGTCCGGGCTGGCGGGCTGTGAACACAAAGTGACCGCGCACCTCGCCGGTGGTTTCAAGCAACGGCTCGCGCTCGCCGTCGCCATTTTGCACGAACCGCAACTCTTGTTTCTCGACGAACCGACCGCGGGCGTAGACCCGGTGAGTCGCCGCGATTTTTGGCGACTGCTCTATCGCCTCGCCGCGCAAGGCACGACGATTTTCGTGACGACACATTACATGGACGAAGCGGAACAATGCCATCGCCTTGCATTTATTCATGAAGGACGCCTCGTTGCGACCGGCACGCCGAGCGACATCAAAGCGAAACAGATGCGCGGGCACGTCATCGAAATTGATTGCGAACCATCGGGGCAGGCGCTCAACGTGCTACGCAAAATCGAAAACCTGGATGAGGTCGCGCTGTACGGCAGTCTCGTTCACATCGTCGCACACGATGTCGCGACGCAACAGCCGATCATCGAAAACGCGTTGCGCGACGCGCAGGTGACCATCAACAGTATCGGCGTGATTCCACCGTCGCTCGAAGATGTGTTTATTGCCAGAGCCAAGGGTTAGATTGGAAATGAAATTTGTGAATTTGATCTGGGCGACCGCCGACCGCCGACCGCTGACCGCAATTCAATCGGCGGTCTGCCGTCTGCCGTCTGCGGTCATGCTCTCGTTTTTGCTAATTGTGTTTACGGCTTGCCAAGCCGCACCCAGTATCGCGACCAATGGTACGGAAACTTTTACCGGTTTTTTGATTGGCGAAACAGTTGAAATTTCGTCTGAAGTTGGCGGGCGCATCGCGAATGTCGCGGCGAAAGAAGGCGAGATCGTCCAAGCCGGGCAAACGCTGTTGACGCTCGACGATGAAATCATCAAATTGCGAATCGAGATGGCGGATGCAAACGTCGCCGCCGCGCAAGCCCAGGTCGCGCTCCTCGAAGCCGGCACGCGCAACGAAGAGATTCGTCGCGCCGAGGCGCGCATCGCCCAAGCGCGCGCCGCGCTCGTCACCGCGACCCAGGCGCTCACCGACACCGAAGCGATTCGCGCGAATCCACAGGTGTTATTGATCGCGCGAGCGCAAGCCGAGCAACGCGCGCAAGCCGCGCAAGAACAACTCATCGCCGCGGCGCAGCAAGCGCAAGCCGCGGACTTGGAGCACGCGTTCTGGGAAGAGACGGTGCGCGGAATGTGGGCGGGCACGGACATGCGTTTGCCGAAC
Coding sequences:
- a CDS encoding ABC transporter ATP-binding protein yields the protein MKDEISFFIPHPSSFGGLDFALSIQNDAIVVNNLTRKFGKFTAVNQISFTVARGEIFGFLGPNGSGKTTTIKMLLGLLHPTSGTASVLGYDIARHAEAIRSRVGYVSQKFSLYTDLNVIENLNFYGRAYRVWGKELEARRQSALELSGLAGCEHKVTAHLAGGFKQRLALAVAILHEPQLLFLDEPTAGVDPVSRRDFWRLLYRLAAQGTTIFVTTHYMDEAEQCHRLAFIHEGRLVATGTPSDIKAKQMRGHVIEIDCEPSGQALNVLRKIENLDEVALYGSLVHIVAHDVATQQPIIENALRDAQVTINSIGVIPPSLEDVFIARAKG